TATTAAATGTTCAGCTAAATAAGTGCACGTATGGTATGTTTGAGAGCATGAGGCACTCAGCATTGAATTGGAAGAGGAATTGCTGTCGGTTTTCCTCTCAGTTGATATTAAGGACTGACTTAGTAAAAAAGGTGAACAGACAGGTAAGAGGATGCAGGCTATTGCCGCAGAGATTCTTGAAGAAGTACATCAACGGGAACAAAACTAAATTCCCTTGTTAAATGATAAAGAGAGCATAGTTTCTCTCTTCTTTGTTACCTATTTTAGAGCCTTAATAAAGAGTGTTATTATATTATGGGTTGCAGACAATTTCTTCACACAAAAATCCTCTCCATGAGAGAACGCTGAAGATGTCTCTATTATCATTTTTATGAAGAGGATTTTTTTATTTTTGCACCGGTATAAGCATAATATAATTTTTTAGAACCTATTACTTTTTGTCAGTATATATGTGACCTGGGATTAGTTATTAGCCTTTGGATTTAAACAGCTGAATTTGATCTAAAGCTTTTCCTATTCCCAACGCTACACAATCAAGCGGGTCCTGAGCAATAAAAACCGGGATACCTGTTTTTTTATTCAATTCATTATCTAAATTGTTTAACAAGGCTCCGCCTCCCGTTAACGTTATACCCTTGTCCATAATGTCAGCTGCCAGTTCTGGCGGCGTTTCTTCTAATGTCAGCCTAACTGTATCCACTATGGCATTCACAGAGTCGCTTAATGTATCAGAGATTTCAGAACCTGAGATTTCAATCGTCTTTGGGAGCCCAGTGACCATGTCTCGTCCCCGCACGGCTTTTCTTATTTCATCCTTTAAATCTCCAGTAGAACCAATTTCAATCTTTATACTTTCCGCTGTGCGCTCTCCTATCATCAAATTGTACCGCTTCCGGGCATAGTTAATAATTGCTTTGTCCATCTCATCCCCTGCTACTCGTATTGTGTTGCTGGTCACAATTCCACCTAAAGAAATAACTGCCGCCTCCGTTGTACCACTGCCAATATCCACCACCATGCTTCCAATTGGTTCCCAGACTGGTAAGCCTGCGCCGATGGCTGCTGCTAATGCCTCTTCTATTACATAAGCATCCCTCGCTCCTGCTTCTCTAGCTGCATCAGTAACTGCTCGCTGTTCAACCGCCGTAATGCTAGAAGGCACACAAATCATCACAAAAGGCTTGCCGCCCATCAGGCTTTTTTTGTTAGATTCCGTTAGAAAATGTTTTATCATAGCTGTCGTAAAGGCATAATCGGCAATAACCCCATCCTTTAGAGGGTGAACAACCGCCACACCTTTAGGAGCACGCCCGAGCACTTCTTTGGCGGCGTTTCCAATGCTAAGAATTTTATTAGATTCTGTTTGAATCGTTACAACAGAGGGCTCTCGAAGCATAATACCTTTTCCCTTTACATAAACAAGTGTGTTTGCTGTTCCTAAGTCAATTCCAAGGTCCTTCGATCTAAATTTAAACATATTCCCTTCTCCCTCTAAACTGAGTTCTTCTTACTGACCGTTAACTGCTGCTTTAAGGATAACCATTGGGTAACAATAATAGTAATCTACAATAACATTATCAATCATTTATCGTACTCGTTTTTCGTGATAAATATCGAATAGTGTCTGTAACCAAATTGTAAGGGATTTCAAACAACTTTGTATAGGATTCTGTCCCCTTTCTTGTAATCAAAATCCAGTCTCCTTCATCAACTTCGCTCCAAGCGTGCCTTATAGCTAAAGTATGATCAAGAATGATTTGGCTGCTCTTAATTCCGAGTCCTTAGGCCGTTAAAAAAATTTAGCGAGCTGCACGAAAAGAAGATGTGGGAATACCGGCTTTCACAACGGCAAACTTCAATAAAAAGGTCAGAGAAGTGGTATACCAGCGCTTTTCTTCTCCTTCCATTCTAGAAGCAAGACTTATGCGCAAAGGTTTAGGGGATTTAGGGGACTGGTACTTCATAGTGCCGGGAACCGATGATATATTCAGCTACATGGAAGAGATTTATACACATAGTTTAACACCGGATTATTCCATTGAAATGGGCGAGCGCAGTACAAAGCCTGGATATACAGTGTCCAATCTGCCAGCAGTTTATTCCCTTGCTTATCAAACAATAGACTTGCTTTATCAGCAGGTTCGAGTGACCAATCTATATATGAAAAGGTTAAAAGACCGGTGGATCATTCATATGAAAGACGCATGGTTAAATAAAGTTTCTGTTGAGTTAACTGACTTCATTAAGTGCTCGACTATCTTTCTTGGACATACTCACTCATACAAAAAACTATTTTCAATGTCCTTTGGGCAAACAGCTTTCTTCACAATTGTTTTCTAGTTCTTCTGTGGATGCCTGCCTTCTTTCTCTCTTCTACAAGTGTATTACTCAGGTAGATTTCCGAATAAACAAAAGTATACGTTTGTAAACGTATACTTTTGTGCATGTACACTTAAACAGATTCACACTTTCGTATATGTGTATTTTTGATCAATGTGCCCTAACTGCTTCTTGAACAAAATCACTTATAAAAAATGGTTGGGTTCCGTTCAGCCAGCCGCTCTTCATTATCACTACGAGTGTTCTGCTGAGCGGACAAAGAAAAAATGGCTGAGCCAATTGAGCGTCCAAATGCTTAATTCTTCTTTAAAGCAATTGGACGATACAGGCAAATAAAGATTTCTTTTTCCTCTAAATCATACTTACATTTCTTTTGGAGCTTTCACGCCCAACAATCGCAAGCCTTCCTTTAGTACAATCTTCACTGCAAAAACAAGTGATAATCTCGCCTGTTTTAATCCATTATTATCTAAGATGCGAACATGACTATAAAATTTATTAAATACCTGAGAGAGATCAATGACATACTTTGCAACCTGTGATGGATCATATTCTGTAAAAGCACGATTGACTACATCAGGAAACGACATTAATGCCGTAATGACAGGCCAGGCTTCCTTATCATCAACAAAAAGAGCATCATTTGTTTCTTCAAACGCTCCCTTTCTTAGAAGTGAAGCAGCACGCGCATGAGTGTATTGCACATAAGGTCCTGTTTCCCCTTCAAACTTCAGCATATCCTTCAAAGAAAATTCTATGTCATTTTGGCGATAGTGCTTCAAGTCATGAAATATGACTGCACCTGTTCCTACCTGCCGGGCAACTTCCTCTTTTGATGATAACCCCGGATTTTTTTTCATAATTTCATCTAACGCTAAATCTATTGCCTCACTCAATACATCTTCTAATAACACGACCTTTCCTTTGCGTGTTGACATTTTTTTGCCTTCTTTTAATATCATGCCAAAAGGTACGTGAACAAGATCTTCATGCCACTCATACTCCATTTTCTTTAACACCATAAATAATTGTTTGAAATGAAGAGCTTGCTCGTTCCCTACTACATAAATTGATTTTGCAAATTGATACGTTGTTTTGCGGTAAACGGCTGCCGCTAAATCACGTGTGGCGTAT
The genomic region above belongs to Domibacillus sp. DTU_2020_1001157_1_SI_ALB_TIR_016 and contains:
- a CDS encoding rod shape-determining protein; translation: MFKFRSKDLGIDLGTANTLVYVKGKGIMLREPSVVTIQTESNKILSIGNAAKEVLGRAPKGVAVVHPLKDGVIADYAFTTAMIKHFLTESNKKSLMGGKPFVMICVPSSITAVEQRAVTDAAREAGARDAYVIEEALAAAIGAGLPVWEPIGSMVVDIGSGTTEAAVISLGGIVTSNTIRVAGDEMDKAIINYARKRYNLMIGERTAESIKIEIGSTGDLKDEIRKAVRGRDMVTGLPKTIEISGSEISDTLSDSVNAIVDTVRLTLEETPPELAADIMDKGITLTGGGALLNNLDNELNKKTGIPVFIAQDPLDCVALGIGKALDQIQLFKSKG